The Anopheles gambiae chromosome 2, idAnoGambNW_F1_1, whole genome shotgun sequence genomic sequence CAATTCATATTATGCGCCCTAAAACACTTCATTATGCCGGTCACTGTACATTAATACTGTATATTTTACCAattttaagtttaatttttaacaacTTTCCCAATTTCTGAAGCATTTGCCGTAACGTactttttgaaatgtttcaatttgaatatgtaatttttcattgaaatatttcacacgaAATTTCTGTCCTTCATTTCGCCCCGAAAAAACAACGCGATGGATAAAATATTATAACTTATTTTTTGATGATTACATAAAACCAGCTGCATTGTTATCAATGTTCGCcattttatttaacaaaatatcACCGCACTACGCAAACAATTGCAATTCGAGTCTTTTGGCATGTCCAAACGGCACGCCCATAGTCCACCTGTTGTTTACCATTTTTTCAGCGAATTCTATTTTTGACAACTCTTTGTTGCCTTTCgtatttattttcccttcAGCTCGCagctgttttgctgctgctgctgttgcagttgCAGTTGCAGTTGCTGCTGTTCTGTGGCAccgttttttattgtttggttGCGTTCATCCTACAGGTAAGAATTGTGTCCCCGCTCGGCTCTCTCCAACAACACGTTGTCCCGTTCCTCGCCAAAACCCGCCTTTCCCTATGCTCCACGCAGCACACGCACCCACCCAAACCCGTTTCCGATCCAAACCAAAAATGGTCCTCACCCAAAACCCCCCCCCTCGGTATCCGTTCTAACTGTGGTTTCAATCTCATTCTTTTCACTTCCGCGCTATCGGTCAactgaaaataaaacttccccacagcgcaaaacacacacaaacacacatacgcgaGCGGAGTGTGCCGTGCGTCCTTTACCTTCCCTTTTGCGCAAGCTGGCGCAACCAAACCACAACAAAGGGATCGCCCTTCCTTCCCCGTAGCGCACCCACGTTCtagtccacacacacacacactccgcaCCCGCCCACCCAACCACCCACGACCATTTCGCTCTGTCCACCTCTTCCCCGGAGCGTGTCGCCAGCACCATGTCGAACAGCACACCGTCGCCACCTCCAACGCCACcacctgcaccaccaccagtgtcGGGCGGGGGAGtggcaccgccaccgccaccgccggccAAAACGCCCCTCTCCGAGCTGAACCTAGACGTGCTCAataacagcagcaaccgcatCAGCAAACCAGCAAACCATCCCGCCATACTCTCGTCCGGCGAGTGTGCCTGGGCCACCCAGTACCCGGAGATACAGAAGGCCTGCTTCCTGAACCGCGTCTGCCAGTATGCGCCGCCGCGCGAGCTGCGCGTCCAGAACGTGGAGCCGATACTGCAGAACGGACCAACCTGCGGCCTGACCGCGCTCAGCATGATCTTCGACGGGGCACCGTCGGCGACGGCCCTGCTCGAGCAGGCCGTGACCCGCGGCTACTCCAACAACGGGGAGATGTTTAGCGCCCGCCAGCTGAACGAGCTGTTCGAGCAGGTGCTGGAGGAGAACCGGCACCTGGTGGAGTACAAGCCCGTCACCCACACGCTCGTCGGTGGCTGGATGGACGACCCGAACATCCAGATCAAGCTGCGCCTCGGGGCTATGTTTCTTGTGccgtatcctttttttttctacaaaaacCAGATTGTCCTCTTTTGTCAATTCCCAATTCTTTGTAGCATTTCCTTAACGTTCGAGATCGATCGAGACAGTTACGATCCGGACCGGAATCATACGCCCTGCCTCAACAAAGGACACCGGGCCCACTGGGCACTGATTGTCGGCTATCTAATCGATCAGTTTGACGATGTAAGTTGTAACCGCAAAACCGCAAATCCAAATCCACTTCCCAACGTCCATTCCGTTTGCAGTTTTACGTGTTTGCACGCCACGGGAAAACGAAAAACCTCGCCCTCTGGTCACTGCGCGACCTGTCCCGCAGCAACGGTAATCTAGTCGAGTTCTGCCAACCGGTAGGACATCCCAACGAAACCTTCATCCTGCCCGAGGGTGGCATGGGCGGGTGTAACGGTTTGCGCTGCAAATTCATCATGATCGAGCACTACAAGGCCAAGACGGAGATCGCACTATGAGACACACCGCGTGGCAGCAGCACGTCCATGCAGGTTCTTCCAGCCGTCCACCGATTGTACAGCACCACCTTTTTGCCCTCCGTTTCACACCTTCTTTCCCCCACTGTTTGCTTAGATTGTTATTTATTCCCACCGGTGtgtgtacacacatacacacacacagacacacaccggtggcacacacacagaggacaGATGCAACTATTTATGGAACTATTTatcttttatttaatattcatAGCTTTATTTTCGGGTTTCCGTTTTggctatatatatataatttattttaaaacatgcaTAAAACAGTATTGAGATATTTTTTGTCccatctatctctctctctctctctctctcctgctcACACACTGCGCTTTTGTTTAGCGGATGCGTCTTTTCTTTTGCGTTTTGCGGCATCGGACCATGTTAGAAGATGCTACCTGTTTCTCCCTTGCTTCCTTGTAGAGCCGTAGCTTCTGTTGCTCAAGCAGCGTAGAAGATAGCAAACCATACAACCTATGGCGATGAAGCTTTCTTCTATGATgggcttttccttttcctttgttttcatACACAGCAATACTTTCCGCCCGCCTAGTGTTTGGCGCATTTATTGCGCTTATTGTTTTTcacttcctttctctctctctctctttttcctcgtcttccttttcctttcaccAATGGGATATGATGGATTATGTTTTACAGCGTTTTTTCTTTGATTTCTTCGTTTAAATGGGGGTAATGTGTGATTAATAATGTACGTTTTGcttccgtttgtttgttttattacgTTTGAAATATGTAT encodes the following:
- the LOC1279784 gene encoding actin maturation protease codes for the protein MSNSTPSPPPTPPPAPPPVSGGGVAPPPPPPAKTPLSELNLDVLNNSSNRISKPANHPAILSSGECAWATQYPEIQKACFLNRVCQYAPPRELRVQNVEPILQNGPTCGLTALSMIFDGAPSATALLEQAVTRGYSNNGEMFSARQLNELFEQVLEENRHLVEYKPVTHTLVGGWMDDPNIQIKLRLGAMFLVPYDPDRNHTPCLNKGHRAHWALIVGYLIDQFDDFYVFARHGKTKNLALWSLRDLSRSNGNLVEFCQPVGHPNETFILPEGGMGGCNGLRCKFIMIEHYKAKTEIAL